The Kitasatospora setae KM-6054 genome contains a region encoding:
- the cobO gene encoding cob(I)yrinic acid a,c-diamide adenosyltransferase, producing the protein MPKGVAENVPDDGLTTRQRRTQPITAVHTGPGKGKSTAAFGMALRAWNQGWPIGVFQFVKSAKWKVGEENALRVLGGSGQGGTVAWHKMGSGWSWVQRDIESSEEAAREGWEQVKRDLAAETYRFYVLDEFTYPLHWGWIDVAEVVEVLRGRPGSQHVVVTGRHAPEPLLELADLVTEMTKVKHPMDAGRKGQRGIEW; encoded by the coding sequence ATGCCCAAGGGAGTGGCGGAGAACGTCCCGGACGACGGCCTGACGACGCGTCAGCGCCGGACCCAGCCGATCACGGCGGTGCACACCGGGCCGGGCAAGGGCAAGTCGACGGCGGCGTTCGGGATGGCGCTGCGGGCCTGGAACCAGGGCTGGCCGATCGGGGTGTTCCAGTTCGTGAAGTCGGCGAAGTGGAAGGTCGGCGAGGAGAACGCGCTGCGGGTGCTCGGCGGGTCCGGGCAGGGCGGCACGGTGGCCTGGCACAAGATGGGTTCGGGCTGGTCGTGGGTGCAGCGCGACATCGAGTCCTCGGAGGAGGCGGCCCGGGAGGGCTGGGAGCAGGTCAAGCGCGACCTGGCGGCCGAGACGTACCGCTTCTACGTGCTGGACGAGTTCACCTACCCGCTGCACTGGGGCTGGATCGACGTGGCGGAGGTGGTGGAGGTGCTGCGCGGGCGCCCGGGCAGCCAGCACGTGGTGGTGACCGGCCGCCACGCGCCCGAGCCGCTGCTCGAACTGGCCGACCTGGTCACCGAGATGACCAAGGTGAAGCATCCGATGGACGCGGGCCGCAAGGGCCAGCGCGGTATCGAGTGGTAG
- a CDS encoding alpha/beta hydrolase → MRIIRRGAALAAATTVLLGLTAPLALASSALAAPARGDLGWGACPSDPPDGRQRCAELSVPLDHARPDGPSISLAVSRIATARPELRRGVLVLIPGGPGGSGLNGPSSAAKRLPQSVLDRYDLIGFDPRGVGASTPLDCGFDHADLARSHALPWPAPDGGIDANLATARRMAADCATGGGALARGISTRAEARDVDRIRQALGERRISIWGVSYGTYAGAVYAAMFPGRTDRVLLDSNDDPDPARVERGWLAAYATGAEDRFPDFAAWASSPAAGEYRLGDTPEQVRAAYLAAAERLDGAPLPWPGANPERLDGNALRSAMLDSLYADARFPRFAGLVQAAEGRRPLPAPDSAPEAAVRNGLSVSLATLCNDVAWPRDPASYAAAVAADRAAHPLTAGMPVNVTPCAFWPWRPAEPPVPITPAGPSNVLLVQNLRDPATPYSGALKLRAAFGDRARMVAVDSGGHDAYLANGNACGDALVTEFLTTGRRPARDAFCPKAG, encoded by the coding sequence ATGCGAATCATCCGCCGGGGCGCCGCCCTCGCCGCCGCCACCACCGTCCTGCTCGGCCTCACCGCGCCGCTCGCCCTCGCCTCGTCCGCCCTCGCCGCGCCGGCCCGCGGCGACCTGGGCTGGGGGGCCTGCCCGTCCGATCCGCCGGACGGGCGGCAGCGCTGCGCCGAGTTGTCCGTCCCGCTCGACCACGCCCGGCCCGACGGGCCGTCCATCTCGCTCGCCGTCTCCCGGATCGCCACCGCCCGGCCCGAACTGCGGCGCGGGGTGCTGGTGCTGATACCGGGCGGCCCCGGCGGTTCGGGGCTGAACGGGCCGAGCAGTGCCGCGAAGCGGCTGCCGCAGTCGGTGCTGGACAGGTACGACCTGATCGGCTTCGACCCGCGCGGCGTGGGCGCCTCCACCCCGCTCGACTGCGGCTTCGACCACGCCGACCTGGCCCGCAGCCACGCCCTGCCCTGGCCCGCCCCGGACGGCGGGATCGACGCCAACCTGGCCACCGCCCGGCGGATGGCGGCGGACTGCGCGACCGGCGGCGGCGCACTGGCCCGCGGCATCAGCACCCGCGCCGAGGCCCGGGACGTCGACCGGATCCGGCAGGCCCTCGGCGAGCGCCGGATCTCGATCTGGGGCGTCTCCTACGGCACCTACGCGGGCGCGGTGTACGCCGCGATGTTCCCGGGCCGCACCGACCGCGTCCTGCTGGACAGCAACGACGACCCGGATCCGGCCCGGGTGGAGCGCGGCTGGCTGGCCGCCTACGCCACCGGCGCGGAGGACCGCTTCCCGGACTTCGCGGCCTGGGCGTCCTCCCCCGCCGCCGGCGAGTACCGGCTCGGCGACACGCCGGAGCAGGTCCGGGCCGCCTACCTGGCCGCCGCCGAGCGGCTGGACGGCGCGCCGCTGCCCTGGCCCGGCGCCAACCCGGAGCGGCTGGACGGCAACGCGCTGCGCTCCGCGATGCTCGACAGCCTGTACGCGGACGCCCGGTTCCCCCGGTTCGCGGGCCTGGTCCAGGCCGCCGAGGGCCGACGCCCGCTGCCCGCCCCCGACAGCGCGCCGGAGGCGGCGGTGCGCAACGGCCTCTCGGTCTCGCTCGCCACCCTGTGCAACGACGTGGCGTGGCCGCGCGACCCGGCCTCGTACGCGGCGGCGGTGGCCGCCGACCGGGCCGCGCACCCGCTCACCGCGGGCATGCCGGTGAACGTGACGCCCTGCGCGTTCTGGCCCTGGCGGCCCGCCGAACCGCCGGTCCCGATCACCCCGGCCGGGCCGTCGAACGTGCTGCTGGTGCAGAACCTGCGGGATCCGGCCACGCCGTACTCCGGCGCCCTGAAGCTCCGCGCCGCCTTCGGCGACCGGGCCCGGATGGTGGCGGTCGACTCCGGCGGCCACGACGCCTACCTGGCGAACGGCAACGCCTGCGGCGACGCCCTGGTGACGGAGTTCCTCACCACC
- a CDS encoding cobalamin biosynthesis protein: protein MRAAPYLVGAVAGYLADARFGDPRRGHPVALFGAAAGRLERRLWRDHRGAGALHAALAVGAVAGGAVLAGRAVRRSPLAGGALAAGAVFTVLGGTSLTREAAAIGRSLADGDLSAARERLPHLCGRDPSGLDEAQVARAVVESVAENTADAVVNALVWGGVAGVPGLLAFRAVNTLDAMVGHKSARYRRFGWASARLDDVAGWPGARLTALLTVAASGAPTRAWRVWRRDGSAHPSPNAGQAEAAFAGALGVRLGGTLRYGERVEHRPVLGAELPPVGAADIARACRLSRRVGALALATTLTARALGGRALGGRVRRG from the coding sequence ATGCGGGCTGCCCCGTACCTGGTGGGCGCGGTCGCGGGATATCTCGCGGACGCCCGGTTCGGAGACCCCCGGCGCGGACACCCCGTCGCCCTGTTCGGCGCCGCCGCGGGCCGGTTGGAGCGCCGGCTGTGGCGTGACCACCGGGGGGCGGGGGCGCTGCACGCGGCGCTCGCGGTCGGCGCGGTCGCGGGCGGGGCGGTGCTGGCCGGCCGGGCGGTGCGGCGTTCGCCGCTGGCCGGGGGGGCGCTGGCGGCCGGGGCGGTGTTCACCGTGCTCGGCGGGACGTCGCTGACCCGGGAGGCGGCCGCGATCGGCCGTTCGCTGGCGGACGGCGACCTGTCGGCGGCCCGGGAGCGGCTGCCGCACCTGTGCGGGCGCGACCCGTCCGGCCTGGACGAGGCGCAGGTGGCGCGGGCGGTGGTCGAGTCGGTCGCCGAGAACACCGCGGACGCGGTGGTGAACGCCCTGGTGTGGGGCGGTGTCGCGGGCGTGCCGGGGCTGTTGGCGTTCCGGGCGGTGAACACGCTGGACGCGATGGTGGGGCACAAGTCGGCCCGCTACCGGCGGTTCGGCTGGGCGTCGGCCCGGCTGGACGACGTCGCGGGGTGGCCGGGCGCCCGGCTGACCGCGCTGCTGACGGTCGCCGCGTCCGGCGCCCCGACCCGCGCCTGGCGGGTCTGGCGGCGGGACGGCTCCGCGCACCCGAGCCCGAACGCGGGCCAGGCGGAGGCCGCGTTCGCGGGCGCGCTGGGCGTGCGGCTGGGCGGGACGCTGCGCTACGGCGAGCGGGTCGAGCACCGGCCGGTGCTGGGCGCGGAACTGCCGCCGGTCGGCGCGGCCGACATCGCCCGGGCCTGCCGGCTGTCGCGCCGGGTCGGCGCGCTCGCGCTGGCGACGACGCTCACCGCCCGGGCGCTGGGCGGGCGGGCGCTGGGCGGGCGGGTACGGCGCGGGTGA
- a CDS encoding DUF4190 domain-containing protein produces MSFEQGHTGKDDPAAARDDTPPDPPAFSLEKPAPAPVSDATSDAAPVPDAVPDTEPGPEPAAANPWAPPVPAPAPAPGVPSPGAPVPAPAAANPWAPVEARSPWGQGVPVGQPVGYPAYPPPPRDPSLYSNGVAIAALVVSFLCFFGIIGIVLGIVALVQIKRTGQRGRGMAIAAISVGTVWLLLLGLTIAGGAYDAADRPSARRSGSDFLAANSPFRLRTGDCATLVGHIATKKPDCSAPHNVEVYWVAVVSREGNGYPGAKPLQKQAAVACAQHIDQYLPDSWALPDDVDPTYAIPDREEWDEAGNRWIICLLQTTKPRTGSLHQELTSDQKQFLDVTNAFEDVRYENAEEDFETASDLAGFRRWATELSTAADREAGRLEAATWAAADRGTVARLAGEMRVAAQHYRAAAAGGDLAAVHREFRTAEEHLGADLVAELRRQLGLATEDQRGAGTPSQQVV; encoded by the coding sequence ATGTCGTTCGAGCAGGGGCACACCGGGAAGGACGACCCGGCCGCCGCCCGGGACGACACCCCGCCCGACCCGCCCGCCTTCTCCCTGGAGAAGCCCGCCCCCGCGCCCGTCTCTGACGCCACGTCTGACGCCGCGCCCGTGCCTGACGCTGTGCCTGACACCGAGCCCGGACCCGAGCCCGCCGCCGCGAACCCCTGGGCGCCCCCGGTGCCCGCCCCCGCCCCCGCTCCCGGCGTCCCGTCGCCCGGTGCTCCCGTCCCCGCCCCCGCCGCGGCCAACCCGTGGGCCCCCGTCGAGGCCCGCAGCCCGTGGGGACAGGGCGTCCCGGTGGGTCAGCCGGTCGGCTACCCGGCCTACCCGCCGCCGCCGAGGGATCCCTCGCTGTACAGCAACGGGGTGGCCATCGCCGCGCTGGTGGTGAGTTTCCTGTGCTTCTTCGGGATCATCGGGATCGTCCTGGGCATCGTCGCGCTGGTGCAGATCAAGCGGACCGGCCAGCGCGGCCGGGGCATGGCGATCGCGGCGATCTCGGTCGGCACGGTCTGGCTGCTGCTGCTCGGCCTGACGATCGCGGGCGGCGCGTACGACGCGGCGGACCGGCCGTCCGCCCGCCGTTCCGGCTCCGACTTCCTGGCCGCGAACTCGCCGTTCCGGCTGCGCACCGGCGATTGCGCGACCCTGGTGGGCCACATCGCGACGAAGAAGCCCGACTGTTCGGCGCCGCACAACGTCGAGGTCTACTGGGTCGCGGTGGTCAGCCGGGAGGGCAACGGCTACCCCGGCGCGAAGCCGCTGCAGAAGCAGGCCGCCGTGGCCTGCGCGCAGCACATCGACCAGTACCTGCCGGACAGCTGGGCGCTCCCGGACGACGTCGACCCCACGTACGCCATCCCCGACCGGGAGGAGTGGGACGAGGCGGGCAACCGGTGGATCATCTGCCTCCTGCAGACCACCAAGCCCCGCACCGGCTCGCTGCACCAGGAGCTGACCTCCGACCAGAAGCAGTTCCTGGACGTCACCAACGCGTTCGAGGACGTCCGGTACGAGAACGCGGAGGAGGACTTCGAGACCGCGAGCGACCTGGCGGGCTTCCGGCGCTGGGCCACCGAGCTGTCCACCGCGGCCGACCGGGAGGCGGGCCGGCTGGAGGCCGCCACGTGGGCCGCCGCCGACCGGGGGACCGTCGCCCGGCTGGCGGGCGAGATGCGGGTCGCCGCCCAGCACTACCGGGCCGCCGCCGCGGGCGGGGACCTGGCCGCCGTCCACCGCGAGTTCAGGACCGCCGAGGAACACCTCGGCGCGGACCTGGTCGCCGAGCTGCGCCGCCAGCTGGGCCTGGCCACCGAGGACCAGCGCGGCGCCGGGACGCCCTCCCAGCAGGTGGTCTGA
- a CDS encoding cobyrinate a,c-diamide synthase produces the protein MIPRLVVAAPSSGAGKTTVATGLIAALAARGLKVSPHKVGPDYIDPGYHALAAGRPGRNLDAWMSGPERIAPLFAHGAAGADVAVVEGVMGLYDGAAGRGELASTAQVAKLLRAPVVLVVDASSQSRSVAALVHGFASWDPEVRLAGVILNKVASDRHETLLREALEEGSGVPVLGAVRRAGAVDTPSRHLGLVPAVERSAEALRAVREMGELVGRSVDLDAVLALARTAPPLTAAPWDAAAEVGPVGEDAAVSGGPAAEGGPVSGGPVAGPRPRIALAGGAAFSFSYAENAELLAAAGAEVVPFDPLHDEELPERTAALVIGGGFPEVYVSELSANAALRGAVAELAAAGAPVVGECAGLLYLGRELDGLPMCGVLDTAARMTPRLTLGYREAVALADSPLAAAGSRVRGHEFHRTATDPAAGPSPAWGWRTPTGPHTEGHLHGSVHASYLHLHWTGAPALPARLVRQAAAWAAGTAGRD, from the coding sequence GTGATTCCGCGGCTGGTGGTCGCCGCGCCGTCCTCGGGGGCGGGCAAGACGACGGTGGCCACCGGCCTGATCGCGGCGCTGGCCGCGCGCGGGCTGAAGGTCTCCCCGCACAAGGTCGGCCCGGACTACATCGACCCCGGCTACCACGCGCTGGCCGCCGGGCGCCCGGGCCGCAACCTGGACGCCTGGATGAGCGGCCCGGAGCGGATCGCCCCGCTGTTCGCGCACGGCGCGGCCGGGGCGGACGTCGCCGTGGTCGAGGGCGTGATGGGCCTGTACGACGGGGCCGCCGGGCGCGGCGAGCTGGCGTCGACGGCGCAGGTCGCGAAGCTGCTGCGGGCGCCGGTGGTGCTGGTGGTGGACGCCTCCTCGCAGTCCCGGTCGGTGGCGGCGCTGGTGCACGGCTTCGCGTCCTGGGACCCGGAGGTCCGGCTGGCCGGGGTGATCCTGAACAAGGTCGCCTCCGACCGGCACGAGACGCTGCTGCGCGAGGCCCTGGAGGAGGGCTCGGGCGTGCCGGTGCTGGGCGCGGTGCGCCGGGCCGGGGCGGTCGACACGCCGTCCCGGCACCTGGGGCTCGTCCCGGCCGTCGAGCGCTCCGCGGAGGCGCTGCGGGCGGTCCGCGAGATGGGCGAGCTGGTCGGCCGCTCGGTCGACCTGGACGCCGTGCTGGCGCTGGCCCGGACCGCCCCGCCGCTCACCGCCGCGCCCTGGGACGCGGCGGCCGAGGTCGGGCCGGTCGGCGAGGACGCGGCGGTGAGCGGCGGGCCGGCGGCCGAGGGCGGGCCGGTGAGCGGCGGGCCGGTCGCCGGGCCCCGGCCCCGGATCGCGCTGGCGGGCGGCGCGGCGTTCTCCTTCTCGTACGCGGAGAACGCCGAGCTGCTGGCCGCGGCCGGCGCCGAGGTGGTGCCGTTCGACCCGCTGCACGACGAGGAACTGCCGGAGCGGACGGCCGCGCTGGTGATCGGCGGCGGCTTCCCCGAGGTGTACGTCTCCGAGCTGAGCGCCAACGCGGCGCTGCGCGGGGCGGTCGCCGAACTGGCCGCCGCCGGGGCCCCGGTGGTCGGCGAGTGCGCCGGACTGCTCTACCTGGGGCGGGAGTTGGACGGCCTGCCGATGTGCGGGGTGCTGGACACGGCGGCCCGGATGACGCCCCGGCTGACCCTCGGCTACCGGGAGGCGGTCGCGCTCGCGGACTCCCCGCTGGCGGCGGCCGGCTCCCGGGTCCGCGGCCACGAGTTCCACCGCACCGCCACCGACCCGGCGGCCGGCCCGTCCCCCGCCTGGGGCTGGCGCACCCCCACCGGGCCGCACACCGAGGGCCACCTGCACGGCTCGGTGCACGCCTCCTACCTGCACCTGCACTGGACGGGCGCGCCCGCGCTGCCCGCCCGGCTGGTCCGGCAGGCGGCGGCCTGGGCGGCCGGGACCGCCGGGCGGGACTGA
- a CDS encoding cobyric acid synthase — protein sequence MNGALLVAGTTSDAGKSVVTAGICRWLARQGVRVAPFKAQNMSLNSFVTADGAEIGRAQAMQAQAAGVAPEAAMNPVLLKPGADGRSQVVLLGRAVAEVGALDYRDRKPVLLERALECLADLRSRFDVVVCEGAGSPAEINLRDRDIANMGLASAARLPVVVVGDIDRGGVFASMFGTLALLSPDDQSLVAGWFVNKFRGDARLLAPGLEMLRGLTGRPVLGTFPMLPGLWLDAEDSLDLASVAARPSAGGPVGAQVLRVAVVRLPRLSNFTDVDALAQEPGVLVRWATRPEELADADLVVLPGTRATVADLAWLRARGLAEPLAARVAAGLPVLGVCGGYQMLGREIVDAVESKSSGPVAGLGLLPTRVVFGAEKVLARPAGVALGERVEGYEIHHGVVAVEGGEPFVTDDAGRPLDGCRLGPVWGTTWHGVLENDAFRRAFLAEAARAAGRAFVPAPDTSFAAAREQQLDALGDLVAEHADTDALWKLIENGAPAGLPFVPPGAPAPLEMGSAK from the coding sequence GTGAACGGCGCGCTGTTGGTGGCCGGTACGACCTCGGACGCGGGGAAGAGCGTGGTGACGGCGGGCATCTGCCGCTGGCTGGCCCGGCAGGGGGTGCGGGTGGCGCCGTTCAAGGCGCAGAACATGTCGTTGAACTCGTTCGTGACGGCCGACGGGGCGGAGATCGGGCGGGCGCAGGCGATGCAGGCGCAGGCGGCGGGGGTGGCGCCGGAGGCGGCGATGAACCCGGTGCTGCTGAAGCCGGGCGCGGACGGGCGCAGCCAGGTGGTGCTGCTGGGCCGGGCGGTCGCGGAGGTCGGGGCGCTGGACTACCGGGACCGCAAGCCGGTGCTGCTGGAGCGGGCGCTGGAGTGCCTGGCGGACCTGCGGTCGCGGTTCGACGTGGTGGTGTGCGAGGGCGCGGGCTCCCCGGCGGAGATCAACCTGCGGGACCGGGACATCGCCAACATGGGCCTGGCGTCGGCGGCCCGGCTGCCGGTCGTGGTGGTGGGCGACATCGACCGGGGCGGGGTGTTCGCGTCGATGTTCGGGACGCTGGCGCTGCTGTCGCCGGACGACCAGTCGCTGGTCGCCGGGTGGTTCGTCAACAAGTTCCGCGGCGACGCCCGGCTGCTGGCGCCGGGCCTGGAGATGCTGCGCGGGCTGACGGGCCGTCCGGTGCTGGGGACGTTCCCGATGCTGCCGGGCCTGTGGCTGGACGCGGAGGACTCGCTCGACCTGGCCTCGGTGGCGGCCCGCCCGTCGGCGGGCGGGCCGGTGGGGGCGCAGGTGCTGCGGGTCGCGGTGGTGCGGCTGCCGCGGCTGTCGAACTTCACGGACGTGGACGCGCTGGCGCAGGAGCCGGGCGTGCTGGTGCGCTGGGCGACCCGCCCGGAGGAGCTGGCGGACGCCGACCTGGTGGTGCTGCCGGGCACCCGGGCCACCGTCGCGGACCTGGCCTGGCTGCGGGCGCGGGGCCTGGCGGAGCCGCTGGCGGCGCGGGTCGCGGCGGGGCTGCCGGTGCTGGGGGTGTGCGGCGGCTACCAGATGCTGGGCCGGGAGATCGTGGACGCGGTGGAGTCGAAGTCGTCCGGCCCGGTGGCGGGCCTGGGGCTGCTGCCGACCCGGGTGGTGTTCGGCGCCGAGAAGGTGCTGGCCCGGCCGGCGGGCGTGGCGCTGGGCGAGCGGGTCGAGGGCTACGAGATCCACCACGGGGTGGTTGCGGTGGAGGGCGGCGAGCCGTTCGTCACCGACGACGCGGGCCGCCCGCTGGACGGCTGCCGGCTGGGCCCGGTGTGGGGCACCACCTGGCACGGGGTGCTGGAGAACGACGCGTTCCGCCGGGCCTTCCTGGCCGAGGCGGCCCGCGCGGCGGGCCGGGCGTTCGTCCCGGCGCCGGACACCTCGTTCGCCGCGGCCCGCGAGCAACAGCTCGACGCGCTGGGCGACTTGGTCGCCGAGCACGCCGACACGGACGCACTGTGGAAGCTGATCGAGAACGGGGCACCGGCGGGTCTGCCGTTCGTGCCGCCCGGGGCCCCGGCCCCGCTGGAGATGGGGAGTGCGAAGTGA
- a CDS encoding putative cobaltochelatase: MDDLRLGLLLNAVSPAVGGVLVRGEKGTAKSTMVRALAGLLPSIATVPGCRFACDPAAPDPQCPDGPHDGGAAAERPAFLVELPVGVSEDRVVGALDLERALAEGVQAYEPGLLAKAHRGVLYIDEVNLLQDHLVDLLLDAAAMGRSYVEREGVSVRHAARFLLVGTMNPEEGELRPQLLDRFGLTVEIAATRDADERAEVVRRRLAYDADPAGFAARWDERERELAERITAARELLADVELSDLALRQITAVCAAFEVDGLRADIVMARTAVALAAWAGRGAVLEEDVRTAARLALPHRRRRNPFDAPGLDEEQLDRTLAEHQPPEDPEDPEGPEDPEGPEDDGPGGGPDGGGPDGGGAPEPEPGDGNAPSGEAGSDESPAPPRQRPGGGRESAPVAADQPYRTRLFTVDGTGRGAQGRRSPAETDAGHTIRARRPRGRLSRLHLSATLRAAAPHQVARGRAGRALVLRRDDLREQVRRGRESNLVLFVVDASGSMAARQRMTAVKGAVLSLLMDAYQRRDKVGLVTFRGAGAELALPPTSSVEVGAARLEQLPTGGRTPLEAGLLRAHEVLRVERLRDPDRRPLLVLVTDGRATGGKDALPRARRAAGLLAAQGVAAVVLDCESGPVRLGLARELAAHLNGDAVSLDELRAEGVASLVREARTTMTMTTTRKAA, translated from the coding sequence ATGGACGACCTGCGGCTGGGGCTGTTGCTGAACGCGGTCTCGCCGGCCGTGGGCGGGGTGCTGGTGCGGGGCGAGAAGGGGACGGCGAAGTCGACGATGGTGCGGGCCCTGGCAGGGCTGCTGCCGTCGATCGCGACGGTGCCGGGGTGCCGGTTCGCCTGCGACCCGGCGGCGCCGGACCCGCAGTGCCCGGACGGGCCGCACGACGGCGGGGCGGCGGCCGAACGCCCGGCGTTCCTGGTGGAGTTGCCGGTGGGCGTCTCGGAGGACCGGGTGGTCGGCGCGCTGGACCTGGAGCGGGCGCTCGCCGAGGGCGTGCAGGCGTACGAGCCGGGGCTGCTGGCGAAGGCGCACCGCGGCGTGCTGTACATCGACGAGGTGAACCTGCTCCAGGACCACCTGGTGGACCTGCTGCTGGACGCGGCGGCGATGGGCCGCTCGTACGTGGAGCGGGAGGGCGTGTCGGTGCGGCACGCGGCCCGGTTCCTGCTGGTCGGGACGATGAACCCGGAGGAGGGTGAGCTGCGGCCGCAGCTGCTGGACCGGTTCGGCCTGACCGTGGAGATCGCGGCGACCCGGGACGCGGACGAGCGCGCCGAGGTGGTGCGCCGGCGGCTCGCGTACGACGCCGACCCGGCCGGCTTCGCCGCGCGCTGGGACGAGCGGGAGCGGGAGCTCGCCGAACGGATCACCGCCGCACGGGAGTTGCTGGCCGACGTCGAGCTGTCCGACCTGGCGCTGCGGCAGATCACGGCGGTCTGCGCGGCGTTCGAGGTGGACGGCCTGCGCGCGGACATCGTGATGGCCCGGACGGCGGTCGCGCTGGCCGCCTGGGCGGGGCGCGGCGCGGTGCTGGAGGAGGACGTCCGGACCGCCGCCCGGCTGGCGCTGCCGCACCGGCGGCGGCGCAACCCGTTCGACGCGCCGGGGCTGGACGAGGAGCAGCTGGACCGCACGCTGGCCGAGCACCAGCCGCCGGAGGACCCGGAGGACCCGGAGGGCCCGGAGGACCCGGAGGGCCCCGAGGACGACGGCCCCGGCGGCGGTCCGGACGGCGGCGGCCCGGACGGCGGCGGGGCGCCGGAGCCGGAGCCGGGTGACGGCAACGCCCCGAGCGGGGAGGCCGGTTCGGACGAGTCGCCCGCCCCGCCCCGGCAACGCCCGGGCGGGGGACGGGAGTCGGCGCCGGTCGCGGCCGATCAGCCGTACCGCACCAGGCTGTTCACGGTGGACGGGACGGGCCGGGGCGCGCAGGGCCGGCGCTCCCCCGCCGAGACGGACGCCGGGCACACCATCCGGGCCCGCCGCCCGCGCGGCCGGCTGTCCCGGCTGCACCTGAGCGCGACGCTGCGCGCGGCCGCCCCGCACCAGGTGGCGCGCGGGCGGGCCGGGCGGGCGCTGGTGCTGCGCCGGGACGACCTGCGGGAGCAGGTGCGCCGGGGCCGGGAGTCGAACCTGGTGCTGTTCGTGGTGGACGCCTCGGGTTCGATGGCGGCCAGGCAGCGGATGACGGCGGTGAAGGGCGCGGTGCTGTCCCTGCTGATGGACGCGTACCAGCGGCGCGACAAGGTCGGGCTGGTGACGTTCCGGGGCGCGGGCGCCGAGTTGGCGCTGCCGCCGACCTCCTCGGTGGAGGTGGGCGCGGCCCGGCTGGAGCAGTTGCCGACCGGCGGCCGGACGCCGCTGGAGGCGGGCCTGCTGCGGGCGCACGAGGTGCTGCGGGTGGAGCGGCTGCGCGACCCGGACCGGCGTCCGCTGCTGGTGCTGGTGACCGACGGCCGGGCCACCGGCGGGAAGGACGCGCTGCCGCGGGCCCGCCGGGCGGCCGGCCTGCTGGCGGCGCAGGGCGTGGCCGCGGTGGTGCTGGACTGCGAGTCCGGCCCGGTCCGGCTGGGCTTGGCACGGGAGTTGGCCGCGCACCTGAACGGTGACGCGGTGAGCCTGGACGAGCTGCGGGCCGAGGGGGTGGCCTCGCTGGTGCGGGAGGCCCGGACCACGATGACGATGACGACGACGCGAAAGGCGGCGTGA
- a CDS encoding OsmC family protein, with product MAFSRSHQYALRVEWTGNLGTGTDHYRSYRRDHTVSAEGLPDILGSADPTFRGDRSRWNPEQLLLAALAQCHMLSYLHHCAVNGVVVLSYADDATGTMETEGNGGRFTGALLRPRVEVAAAEMRERALALHGPASRDCFIASSVNFPVRHEPVVAVRADS from the coding sequence ATGGCCTTCTCCCGCTCCCACCAGTACGCCCTCCGGGTCGAGTGGACCGGCAACCTCGGCACCGGCACCGACCACTACCGCTCCTACCGCCGGGACCACACGGTGTCGGCGGAGGGGCTGCCGGACATCCTGGGCAGCGCCGACCCGACCTTCCGCGGCGACCGCTCGCGGTGGAACCCGGAGCAGTTGCTGCTGGCGGCGCTGGCGCAGTGCCACATGCTGTCCTACCTGCACCACTGCGCGGTGAACGGCGTCGTGGTGCTCTCCTACGCGGACGACGCCACCGGGACGATGGAGACCGAGGGCAACGGCGGACGGTTCACCGGAGCGCTGCTGCGGCCGCGGGTCGAGGTCGCGGCGGCGGAGATGCGGGAGCGGGCGCTGGCGCTGCACGGCCCGGCGTCCCGGGACTGCTTCATCGCTTCCTCGGTGAACTTCCCGGTGCGGCACGAGCCGGTGGTGGCGGTCCGCGCCGATAGCTGA
- a CDS encoding GntR family transcriptional regulator, whose amino-acid sequence MQTESTRHRLRELILDGRYPPGSRLGEVEVAEGLGVSRTPVREAFRALTADGLLAAAGRGVRVVRLDGAELAHVHRVRAALEALTAELAAERQRAGRLAPAELADLAALADRTHQATAAGELAAAVRLNRAFHRRVAELAANPVALRSLDRLWDQIQVSTLRSLRPPERTALVDAQHRELLAAITAGDPAAAAAAARRHVLDTAGTADTGDTEPPADTERPAVPDHPDDQE is encoded by the coding sequence GTGCAGACCGAGAGCACCCGCCACCGACTGCGGGAACTGATCCTGGACGGCCGCTACCCGCCGGGTTCGCGGCTGGGCGAGGTGGAGGTCGCCGAGGGCCTGGGGGTGAGCCGCACACCGGTGCGGGAGGCGTTCCGGGCGCTGACCGCGGACGGGCTGCTGGCGGCGGCGGGCCGGGGCGTGCGGGTGGTGCGGCTGGACGGCGCGGAACTGGCGCACGTCCACCGGGTGCGGGCCGCGCTGGAGGCGCTGACCGCCGAGCTGGCGGCCGAGCGGCAGCGGGCCGGGCGGCTCGCCCCGGCCGAGCTGGCGGACCTGGCCGCGCTCGCCGACCGTACCCACCAGGCCACCGCGGCCGGGGAGTTGGCGGCGGCGGTGCGGCTGAACCGGGCCTTCCACCGGCGGGTGGCCGAGCTGGCGGCCAACCCGGTGGCGCTGCGGAGCCTGGACCGGCTGTGGGACCAGATCCAGGTCTCCACCCTGCGCTCCCTGCGGCCGCCCGAGCGCACCGCCCTGGTCGACGCCCAGCACCGCGAACTGCTGGCCGCGATCACCGCCGGCGACCCGGCCGCGGCCGCGGCGGCCGCCCGCCGGCACGTCCTGGACACCGCAGGCACCGCCGACACCGGCGACACCGAGCCGCCCGCCGACACCGAGCGGCCCGCCGTTCCCGACCACCCCGACGACCAGGAGTGA